A genome region from Carassius carassius chromosome 23, fCarCar2.1, whole genome shotgun sequence includes the following:
- the LOC132101541 gene encoding E3 ubiquitin-protein ligase Siah1-like isoform X2 encodes MDEEMSRQTATALPTGTSKCPPSQRVPTLSGTTASNSDLASLFECPVCFDYVLPPILQCQSGHLVCSNCRPKLTCCPTCRGPLGSIRNLAMEKVANSVLFPCKYASSGCEVTLPHTDKAEHEELCEFRPYSCPCPGASCKWQGSLDAVMPHLLHQHKSITTLQGEDIVFLATDINLPGAVDWVMMQSCFGFHFMLVLEKQEKYDGHQQFFAIVQLIGTRKQAENFAYRLELNGHRRRLTWEATPRSIHEGIATAIMNSDCLVFDTSIAQLFAENGNLGINVTISMC; translated from the coding sequence AAATGAGTCGCCAGACTGCCACAGCGCTGCCCACAGGAACCTCTAAGTGTCCCCCTTCTCAGCGCGTCCCTACCTTGTCGGGCACCACTGCATCCAACAGTGACCTCGCCAGCCTGTTTGAGTGTCCGGTCTGTTTTGACTATGTGCTGCCACCCATCCTGCAGTGCCAGAGCGGGCATTTGGTTTGTAGCAACTGCCGGCCCAAACTCACCTGCTGCCCCACCTGCAGAGGCCCTCTTGGTTCAATCCGCAATTTGGCCATGGAGAAAGTGGCCAACTCAGTGCTTTTCCCATGCAAGTATGCCTCATCGGGCTGCGAAGTCACCCTACCGCACACAGACAAAGCTGAACATGAGGAGCTTTGTGAATTCCGGCCATACTCTTGCCCCTGTCCTGGCGCCTCCTGCAAGTGGCAGGGATCTCTTGATGCTGTCATGCCCCACTTGCTGCACCAACACAAGTCCATAACCACGCTACAAGGTGAGGATATTGTCTTTCTGGCCACAGACATCAACTTGCCTGGGGCGGTGGACTGGGTCATGATGCAGTCATGCTTCGGCTTCCATTTTATGCTTGTGCTGGAGAAGCAGGAGAAATATGACGGCCACCAGCAGTTCTTTGCCATCGTGCAGCTGATTGGCACACGGAAACAGGCAGAAAACTTCGCATACCGGCTGGAGTTGAATGGGCACCGGCGGCGACTCACCTGGGAAGCGACGCCACGTTCAATTCACGAGGGCATCGCCACCGCCATCATGAATAGTGACTGCCTTGTGTTTGACACCTCCATTGCTCAGCTGTTTGCAGAGAACGGCAACCTGGGCATCAACGTCACCATATCCATGTGCTGA